In one window of Dermochelys coriacea isolate rDerCor1 chromosome 3, rDerCor1.pri.v4, whole genome shotgun sequence DNA:
- the SLC35F6 gene encoding solute carrier family 35 member F6, which yields MAWTKYQLFLAGLMLATGSINTLSAKWADNFSAGGCGETAEHSFQHPFLQAVGMFLGEFSCLAAFYLLVCRDQRRAEPSLAPAQPFNPLLFLPPALCDMTGTSIMYVALNMTSASSFQMLRGAVIIFTGLLSVAFLGRKLVPSQWLGILVTMAGLVVVGLADMLGSRDETHKLSEVITGDLLIIMAQVIVAIQMVLEEKFIYKHDVHPLRAVGTEGFFGFVILSLLLIPMYYIPAGSFSGSPRRVLEDTLDAFCQIGRQPLIALALAGNISSIAFFNFAGISVTKEISATTRMVLDSLRTVVIWAVSLAVGWETFHGLEILGFLILLAGTALYNGLHQPLLARLPWRWPPVGAVGSEAERENLLGGERAPINDDS from the exons ATGGGCTGACAACTTCAGTGCGGGGGGCTGCGGTGAGACTGCAGAGCACAGCTTCCAGCATCCCTTCCTCCAG GCCGTGGGAATGTTCCTGGGCGAATTCTCCTGCCTGGCCGCCTTCTACCTCCTGGTCTGCAGGGACCAGCGgagagcagagcccagcctggcccccgcGCAGCCCTTCAACCCgctgctcttcctgcccccgGCGCTGTGCGACATGACCGGGACCAGCATCATGTATGTTG CCCTGAACATGACCAGCGCCTCCAGCTTCCAGATGCTGCGCGGGGCAGTGATCATCTTCACCGGGCTGCTCTCGGTGGCCTTCCTGGGCCGCAAGCTGGTGCCGAGCCAGTGGCTGGGGATCTTGGTCACCATGGCCgggctggtggtggtggggctggcGGACATGCTCGGCAGCCGCGACGAGACGCACAAGCTGAGCGAGGTCATCACAG gtGACCTGCTCATCATCATGGCCCAGGTGATCGTCGCCATTCAGATGGTGCTGGAGGAGAAGTTCATCTACAAACACGACGTGCACCCGCTGCGGGCCGTCGGCACAGAGG GTTTCTTTGGCTTCGTCATCCTGTCCCTGCTGTTGATCCCCATGTACTACATCCCAGCGGGCAGCTTCAGTGGCAGCCCACGGCGGGTGCTGGAGGACACGCTGGATGCCTTCTGCCAGATCGGCCGCCAGCCCCTCATCGCCCTGGCCCTGGCGGGCAACATCAGCAGCATCGCCTTCTTCAACTTCGCTGGCATCAGCGTCACCAAGGAGATCAGCGCCACCACCCGCATGGTGCTGGACAGCCTGCGCACCGTGGTCATCTGGGCCGTCAGCCTGGCCGTGGGCTGGGAGACCTTCCACGGCCTGGAGATCCTGGGTTTTCTCATCCTCCTGGCCGGCACCGCTCTCTACAAtggcctgcaccagcccctgctcgCCAGGCTGCCCTGGCGCTGGCCCCCGGTGGGTGCCGTGGGCTCTGAGGCCGAGAGGGAGAacctgctgggaggggagagggcaccCATCAATGACGACAGCTGA
- the LOC119852930 gene encoding uncharacterized protein LOC119852930, with product MAESGQGARCRPTEGPAGAGESPGGGGASPEPGPRPGAEPGSGPAAGPGPAEWRGPALVAWLLSLLAKGPEASGRRDRADGEPDTPMSQLCANSAWGAAGTAEELRKTAERLQAHLEALKGSSDPETLEFLQALEAPVRIASRVLAENQRLRQELEELKGRFAAPPLLKPASQPPAPWTSCPWTSQTLPSLATRSTALPLQVHVSGKTAGCERQFLDQVAQLLAAQGIFLQAGEYELHSSHPLLLFCPISSRLGTDISNALEGIPAARKTILVVLHHQPKEQAELYASSKREAQHPGLLHTVDGCFSTHSGFYHCQANTAAVAAVAATLQQLAVGSH from the exons ATGGCCGAGAGCGGCCAAGGGGCGCGCTGCCGCCCCACGGAGGGGCCGGCGGGCGCGGGGGAGTCTCCCGGCGGCGGCGGGGCGAGCCCCGAGCCTGGCCCGCGCCCAGGAGCCGAGCCCGGGAGCGGCCCGGCCGCTGGCCCGGGCCCCGCCGAGTGGAGGGGACCCGCCCTGGTGGCCTGGCTCCTCTCCTTACTTGCCAAGGGCCCCGAGGCTTCCGGCCGCAGGGACCGGGCGGACGGGGAGCCGGACACCCCGATGTCCCAG CTCTGTGCTAATAGTGCCTGGGGAGCAGCTGGAACAGCAGAAGAGCTCCGGAAGACAGCGGAGAGGCTGCAGGCTCATCTGGAG GCTCTGAAAGGCTCCTCGGACCCCGAGACACTGGAATTCCTGCAGGCATTAGAAGCGCCCGTCAGAATCGCCAGCCGCGTGCTCGCTGAGAACCAGAGGCTACGGCAGGAGTTGGAGGAGTTGAAGGGCAGGTTTGCAGCCCCACCACTCCTgaaaccagccagccagcctccagctccctggacaTCATGCCCCTGGACCTCCCAGACATTGCCTTCCCTGGCCACCCGGAGCACAG ccTTGCCCCTGCAGGTCCACGTGAGCGGTAAGACAGCTGGCTGCGAGAGGCAGTTCTTGGAccaggtggctcagctcctcGCGGCCCAGGGCATCTTCCTGCAGGCAGGGGAGTACGAGCTGCACTCCAGCCACCCTTTGCTGCTCTTCTGCCCCATCTCATCCCGCTTGGGCACAGACATCAGCAATGCCCTGGAGGGGATCCCCG CGGCGAGGAAGACGATCCTGGTGGTGCTGCATCACCAGCCCAAGGAGCAGGCTGAGCTCTATGCCAGCAGCAAGCGGGAGGCCCAGCACCCAGGCCTCCTGCACACCGTGGACGGCTGCTTCTCCACCCATTCTGGCTTCTACCACTGCCAGGCCAACACCGCTGCTGTTGCCGCTGTGGCTGCCACCCTCCAGCAACTGGCCGTGGGCAGTCACTAG